A region of Plantactinospora sp. BC1 DNA encodes the following proteins:
- a CDS encoding peptidase M6 encodes MRRATRTDQLRRAFAAAVAVVAASALLTGPASGPAQAGPGTAAAPLDPVDPQTWQDQETMTWDDYRPVPGANWADPSRQPSQRKLRIALVAADYPDQSFVITQNRGSDPFRNPQVNPVARADVARFYADFWGTPSALNHGHTVHEYWMEQTNGRVGVEFTPFGPYRLPRKQFEYGLNDIGQNGTGCPAGSTCNGNLDADVDALWRAAEGADVRNRFDLVLRVYAGYDETSVWQEFGEMMFQTREDVPDAWGPPDPNLPNWVRSRYVDWTSWKAGSQLWGSSSMRQGESSGTITHEIAHTFGIADNNNNPYVSPYRRVGSGTWDVMDRGSFNGPGGPHNRWVVPAAQGAAMPAGQTLRSKLKLGHIDEAQVLRLSREALRTTGVAVVTVKARTAVPAARDIQGVRIGMDRDLTPACDINTDPLCPGTPVYNWYSLETVQRIGADSFTPDNGVLLARNKDAETNTCGYTCFTWVVDANPQDIDMVDYYRPDGTPVKRTIADYRQLNDALFHAGTRSGSEYEYVDTANRLHFYVLDRRVGADGVLSYTLGVRHLDGAGSSVRGVGAAASGSPTGSPTGGGATCTFAVTNTGRYVAGGQAHPEDASAYLRADVYRLSATVNGAGWAVTLPNALTTAEFGRTVNVRAVATATAGATQVGRVTLTARSESDPSRTATATCRVNR; translated from the coding sequence TTGCGTCGCGCCACCCGCACAGACCAGCTCCGCAGGGCGTTCGCCGCGGCCGTCGCGGTCGTCGCCGCCTCCGCCCTGCTCACCGGGCCCGCGAGCGGACCGGCCCAGGCCGGCCCGGGCACCGCGGCCGCGCCACTGGACCCGGTCGACCCGCAGACCTGGCAGGACCAGGAGACGATGACCTGGGACGACTACCGGCCGGTGCCCGGCGCGAACTGGGCCGACCCGAGCCGCCAGCCGAGCCAGCGCAAGCTGCGGATCGCCCTGGTCGCCGCCGACTATCCCGACCAGTCGTTCGTGATCACCCAGAACCGGGGCTCGGACCCGTTCCGCAACCCGCAGGTCAACCCGGTGGCCCGGGCCGACGTGGCCCGGTTCTACGCCGACTTCTGGGGTACGCCGAGCGCGCTCAACCACGGCCACACGGTGCACGAATACTGGATGGAGCAGACCAACGGGCGGGTCGGGGTCGAGTTCACCCCGTTCGGCCCGTACCGGCTGCCCCGCAAGCAGTTCGAGTACGGGCTCAACGACATCGGGCAGAACGGCACCGGCTGCCCGGCCGGCTCCACCTGCAACGGCAACCTCGACGCCGACGTGGACGCGCTGTGGCGGGCCGCCGAGGGCGCCGACGTGCGCAACCGGTTCGACCTGGTGCTGCGGGTCTACGCCGGCTACGACGAGACGTCGGTCTGGCAGGAGTTCGGCGAGATGATGTTCCAGACCCGCGAGGACGTGCCGGACGCCTGGGGCCCACCGGACCCGAACCTGCCGAACTGGGTGCGGTCCCGCTATGTCGACTGGACCTCCTGGAAGGCCGGCTCCCAGCTCTGGGGCTCGTCCAGCATGCGGCAGGGCGAGAGTTCCGGCACCATCACGCACGAGATCGCGCACACCTTCGGGATCGCCGACAACAACAACAATCCGTACGTGTCGCCGTACCGGCGGGTCGGGTCGGGGACCTGGGACGTGATGGACCGGGGCTCGTTCAACGGCCCGGGCGGTCCGCACAACCGCTGGGTGGTGCCGGCGGCCCAGGGCGCGGCGATGCCGGCCGGGCAGACCCTGCGCAGCAAGCTCAAGCTCGGGCACATCGACGAGGCGCAGGTGCTCCGGCTCTCCCGGGAGGCGCTGCGCACCACAGGTGTCGCGGTGGTGACCGTCAAGGCGCGTACGGCGGTGCCGGCGGCCCGGGACATCCAGGGCGTCCGGATCGGCATGGACCGGGACCTCACCCCGGCCTGTGACATCAACACCGACCCGCTCTGCCCGGGCACCCCGGTCTACAACTGGTACAGCCTGGAGACCGTGCAGCGGATCGGCGCGGACTCGTTCACCCCGGACAACGGGGTGCTGCTGGCCAGGAACAAGGACGCCGAGACGAACACCTGCGGCTACACCTGCTTCACCTGGGTCGTCGACGCCAACCCGCAGGACATCGACATGGTCGACTACTACCGGCCGGACGGTACCCCGGTGAAGCGGACGATCGCCGACTACCGGCAGCTCAACGACGCGCTGTTCCACGCCGGCACCCGCTCCGGCAGCGAGTACGAGTACGTCGACACCGCCAACCGGCTGCACTTCTACGTGCTCGACCGGCGGGTCGGCGCGGACGGTGTGCTGTCGTACACCCTGGGCGTGCGGCACCTCGACGGGGCCGGCAGTTCGGTGCGGGGCGTCGGGGCGGCCGCCTCGGGCAGCCCCACCGGCAGCCCGACCGGCGGGGGCGCGACCTGCACCTTCGCCGTCACCAACACCGGCCGGTACGTCGCCGGTGGCCAGGCGCACCCGGAGGACGCCTCGGCGTACCTGCGCGCGGACGTCTACCGGCTCTCCGCCACGGTCAACGGGGCGGGCTGGGCGGTCACCCTGCCCAACGCCTTGACCACGGCCGAGTTCGGCCGGACCGTGAACGTCAGGGCGGTGGCCACCGCCACCGCCGGGGCGACCCAGGTCGGCCGGGTCACCCTGACGGCCCGATCGGAGAGTGATCCGAGCCGGACGGCGACGGCCACCTGCCGGGTGAACCGGTAG